Proteins encoded by one window of Mustela erminea isolate mMusErm1 chromosome 5, mMusErm1.Pri, whole genome shotgun sequence:
- the LOC116589971 gene encoding olfactory receptor 4F3/4F16/4F29-like: MDRMNHSVVSEFVFLGLTNSWEIQLLLFVFSSTFYVASMMGNSLIMLTVTCDPHLHSPMYFLLANLSFIDLGVSSVTSPKMIYDLFRKHKVISFGGCIAQIFFIHVIGGVEMVLLIAMAFDRYIAICKPLHYLTIMSPRMCIFFLVAAWMTGLIHSVVQLAFVVNLPFCGPNVLDSFYCDLPRFIKLACTDTYQLEFMVTANSGFISVGSFFILIISYIIIILTVQKHSSAGSSKALSTLSAHITVVFLFFGPLIFFYTWPTPTIHLDKFLAIFDAVLTPFLNPVIYTFRNQEMKVAMRRVCRQLVNYRKIS; encoded by the coding sequence ATGGATAGAATGAATCACTCTGTGGTGTCAGAGTTTGTGTTTCTGGGACTCACCAACTCCTGGGAGATCCAACTTCTCCTCTTTGTGTTCTCCTCCACGTTTTACGTGGCAAGCATGATGGGAAACTCCCTCATCATGCTCACTGTGACTTGTGACCCTCACTTGCACTCCCCCATGTACTTTCTGTTGGCCAACCTCTCCTTCATTGACCTGGGAGTTTCTTCAGTCACTTCTCCCAAGATGATTTATGATCTTTTCAGAAAGCATAAGGTCATCTCCTTTGGTGGCTGCATCgctcaaatcttctttatccacgtCATTGGTGGTGTGGAGATGGTGCTGCTCATTGCCATGGCCTTTGACAGATACATTGCCATATGTAAGCCTCTCCACTATCTGACCATCATGAGCCCAAGAATGTGCATCTTCTTTTTAGTGGCTGCCTGGATGACTGGCCTCATCCACTCTGTGGTGCAACTGGCTTTTGTGGTAAACTTGCCCTTCTGTGGTCCTAATGTATTGGACAGTTTTTATTGTGACCTGCCTCGGTTCATCAAACTTGCCTGCACAGACACCTACCAACTAGAGTTTATGGTCACAGCCAATAGTGGATTCATTTCTGTTGGCTCCTTCTTCATACTGATCATTTCCTATATCATCATCATTCTCACTGTTCAGAAACACTCTTCAGCTGGTTCGTCCAAGGCTCTGTCCACACTCTCAGCTCACATCACTGTGGTATTCTTGTTCTTTggtcctttgatttttttttatacatggCCAACTCCCACCATACACCTGGATAAGTTTCTGGCCATCTTTGATGCTGTTCTCACTCCCTTCCTGAATCCAGTCATCTATACATTCAGGAATCAAGAAATGAAGGTGGCAATGAGGAGAGTATGCAGACAGCTAGTGAATTACAGGAAGATCTCTTAA